The following proteins come from a genomic window of Prionailurus viverrinus isolate Anna chromosome D1, UM_Priviv_1.0, whole genome shotgun sequence:
- the LOC125176426 gene encoding uncharacterized protein LOC125176426 isoform X2, whose protein sequence is MRRRARRLPEVQGPRETLLPPGQGRVAVGLCVRVSVWCRCGKTPAASTRMAGRGRAGSWWLHSQASRLEPKFVALGVRATLVGHPGLGRPGEEAGALRAARPLARGWSDARVEAGPAQSGLLFGGPAPTLHGWPCAGRTVSLVRASLGREPLSSCQALSRTPVLPQLLRQPLPWPESTAGFLPPAVASLPRAGSGKDFSHKQPGPSALRLPGCHQPQLPPSSVIPSMGPARTLVASDPPLYVSWQQTPGVLSVGFPDELRAAGATPSEEGPAVPGALQSGVDSGQI, encoded by the exons GAGAGACACTTCTGCCTCCGGGCCAAG GACGTGTAGCTGTGGGTCTGTGTGTGAGGGTCAGCGTCTGGTGCCGCTGTGGGAAGACCCCGGCTGCCAGCACACGGATGGCGGGAAGAGGGAGAGCCGGAAGCTGGTGGCTGCATAGCCAGGCCTCCCGACTGGAGCCGAAGTTTGTAGCTCTGGGAGTACGTGCCACCTTGGTGGGGCACCCAGGGCTGGGACGGCCCGGGGAAGAGGCTGGGGCACTGAGGGCAGCCCGGCCACTGGCCCGGGGTTGGTCGGATGCTCGTGTGGAGGCTGGGCCGGCACAGTCCGGGCTCCTCTTCGGGGggcccgcccccaccctccacgGATGGCCCTGCGCCGGCAGGACAGTGAGTCTGGTGAGGGCCTCCCTGGGCCGGGAGCCCCTGTCCTcatgccaggctctgagcagaaCCCCCGTCCTGCCCCAGCTGCTCAggcagcccctcccctggcctgaGAGCACAGCGGGCTTCCTTCCTCCTGCAGTAGCTTCCCTTCCCAGGGCCGGCAGTGGCAAGGATTTCTCCCACAAACAGCCCGGCCCCTCGGCCTTGCGGCTTCCTGGATGCCACCAGCCTCAgctgcctccctcctctgtcaTTCCCTCCATGGGTCCCGCCAGGACCCTGGTGGCATCAGACCCACCGCTCTATGTCTCTTGGCAACAAACACCTGGGGTCCTCTCCGTGGGGTTCCCAGATGAGCTGAGGGCTGCTGGAGCCACCCCCTCGGAGGAGGGCCCAGCGGTCCCTGGGGCGCTCCAGTCTGGTGTGGACTCtggccagatttag